The genomic interval GGCGTACTTCCCGGTCTCGGCCGGATCGCCGGGGCCGTTCGACAGGAATATGCCATCGGGCTTCATCGCCAGAATGTCTTCCGCCGAAGTGGTCGCCGGCACCACCGTGATCTTGCAGCCTTCGCCGGCGAGCAGGCGCAGGATGTTGCGCTTGATGCCGTAGTCGACGGCGACGACGTTGAACTCAGGGCTTTCCTGCCGGCCAAACCCGTTGCCCCATGCCCACGGCGTCTCGTTCCAGGTGTAGCGCTGGCTCGATGTCACCATCGGCACCAGGTCCATGCCCTCGAGGCCGGGCCACTCGCGCGCCTCCTCCTTCAATCCGTGCAGATCGAACTGGCCGTCCTTGGCGTGCGCCACCACCGCGTTGGGCATACCCTTGGTGCGGATCAGTGCGGTCAGCGCGCGGGTGTCGATGCCCGAGATGCCGATGACTCCGCGCGCCTTCAGCCAGGCGTCGAGGTGTTTGGCGGCACGGTAGTTCGAGGGATCAGTGATGGCGCTGCGCAGGATGACGCCGCGCGCGCCCGGCGTCGCCGCCATGTTCACCGTTTCGATGTCCTCGTCGTTGGTGCCGACGTTGCCGATATGCGGGAAGGTGAAGGTGATGAGCTGCCCGGCATAGGAGGGATCGGTGAGGATTTCCTCGTAGCCGGTCATCGCGGTGTTGAAGCAGACTTCCCCGACTGCCTGGCCCTCTGCGCCGAGGCCGAAGCCCTCGAGCACGGTGCCGTCGGCGAGCACGAGAAGCGCGGTCGGCTTGAGGTCCGGCCAGGCTGAGGCGTTTTCCGATGTGGTCATGAGTGCATGACATAGCCCCGCTACCGTACCGCGTCAAACTCCGGTTGTCTCACGCGCCAACGCGGCTTACATCAGGTTTTGACGTGAATTGGGCGGCGTTCCACGTCGCAAGGGGGAGATTTCGATGCTGCGCGACGACATCAACAACGCCGTCAAGGAGGCGATGAAGGCCAGGGACGAGCGCAAGCTCTCCACGCTGCGCATGGTCAACTCCACCATCAAGAATGCCGACATCGAGGCGCGCGGGCAAGGCAAGCCGCCGCTGTCGGACGGCGATCTGCTCGGCATCTTGCAGAAGATGATCAAGCAGCGCCAGGAGTCGGTCGAGCTTTATGAAAAGGGCGGCCGTGAGGAACTGGCCGCGCAGGAGCGCGCGGAAATTCTCGTGATCTCCGGTTATCTGCCGAAGCAGATGTCCGACGACGAGGTCAAGGCCGCCGTCGCCGCCATCATTGCCGAGACCGGAGCGGCCGGCATCAAGGACATGGGCAAGGTAATCGGCGCGCTGAAGGCGAAATACGCTGGGCAAATGGATTTCGGCAAGGCCAGCGGCGTGGTGAAGGCTGCGCTGACCGGTTAGGCGCTTCACGAATACCCATGCATTGTCGTCGCCTTTGCCGACAGTCTACCGATGACCGCGACCGAAAAGGTGTTGCGGCGGGAATGGCGCGCGCGGCTGAATTGGTTCCAGTCCCTCGCAGAAATTGTTCGGTTCCAGCACGGGAACGACGTTCCACGCGTCGCGTTGTCGCTTACCAAACAGGAGGCGAACAACATGGGCTTTGGACGCGGACTTCTTCTCTGGCTGATCGGGATTCCGATCCCGTTGATCATCCTCCTTGCCATCTTCATGCATCACTGAGCTTAAGCGAGGAACGACATGAGCATCGGCACAATCATCCTGATTATTCTCATTATCGCACTGCTGGGCGGCTTCAGCGGCCTCGGTGGTGGTCCGTTTTACGGCACAGGCTATTATGGTGGCGGCGGTCTCGGGCTGGTGATCATCATTCTGGTCATCCTGCTCCTGATGGGACGCATCTAGAGGCGCTCAAAAAGCAAAAGGCCCCGGATATCCGGGGCCTTTTCAGTTCATGGATTTTCATTTCCGGTGAACAACGGCAGTTATGAAAAGACTCGAGCGGGATTCGCACCAAAGGACCGACAACGTTTTGAGTCCTGCTCGATTCAAAGCGGCAGCCTTGGCGGGGCGGCTGGCGCGATCATCGTTCAGGCGTCTTGATTCCAAGCTTCTTGAGCGCTGCCAACATGCGCACCGGCGGCTCCATCCTGATGGCCGGCGCCTTGCCGGTCTCCAAGAGGCTCTTGAGGCCGGAGAGAATCGCCGGCCAGCCGGCGCGGCCGCCGGAGAGGATGTCGTCGTCGATCGGCCGGTCGTTGGATTGTGTCAACGTCAACCTTATTGCGTCGCCCGCCTGCTCGATGTCGTAACTCACCAGCGTGCGGCCGAGCGCCTCGATCAGGCCGGGCCAGTTGACGTCCCACGTCACCACCAGCCGAAGCGGCGGCTCGCATGCGATCACCTCGCCGATGATGTGTTCCGAGCCGTCCGGCGTGCGTACGACGAAGCGGCCGCCGACACGCTCCTCCAGTTCGACGGCGAAGCCAGAGAAATAGTGCCGGC from Nitrobacter sp. NHB1 carries:
- a CDS encoding GatB/YqeY domain-containing protein, with protein sequence MLRDDINNAVKEAMKARDERKLSTLRMVNSTIKNADIEARGQGKPPLSDGDLLGILQKMIKQRQESVELYEKGGREELAAQERAEILVISGYLPKQMSDDEVKAAVAAIIAETGAAGIKDMGKVIGALKAKYAGQMDFGKASGVVKAALTG
- a CDS encoding SRPBCC family protein; this encodes MIDINTFKPTFVYTIYIASTLDKVWQALTRAEFSRHYFSGFAVELEERVGGRFVVRTPDGSEHIIGEVIACEPPLRLVVTWDVNWPGLIEALGRTLVSYDIEQAGDAIRLTLTQSNDRPIDDDILSGGRAGWPAILSGLKSLLETGKAPAIRMEPPVRMLAALKKLGIKTPER
- the carA gene encoding glutamine-hydrolyzing carbamoyl-phosphate synthase small subunit, with product MTTSENASAWPDLKPTALLVLADGTVLEGFGLGAEGQAVGEVCFNTAMTGYEEILTDPSYAGQLITFTFPHIGNVGTNDEDIETVNMAATPGARGVILRSAITDPSNYRAAKHLDAWLKARGVIGISGIDTRALTALIRTKGMPNAVVAHAKDGQFDLHGLKEEAREWPGLEGMDLVPMVTSSQRYTWNETPWAWGNGFGRQESPEFNVVAVDYGIKRNILRLLAGEGCKITVVPATTSAEDILAMKPDGIFLSNGPGDPAETGKYAVPMIRKVIESGTPTFGICLGHQMLGLAVGAKTKKMHQGHHGANHPVRDETTGKVEITSMNHGFAVDEATLPKGAKQTHVSLFDGSNCGIELEGKPVFSVQYHPEASPGPRDSHYLFKRFAELMRGSKRT
- a CDS encoding DUF3309 family protein — its product is MSIGTIILIILIIALLGGFSGLGGGPFYGTGYYGGGGLGLVIIILVILLLMGRI